From Halalkalicoccus sp. CG83, one genomic window encodes:
- a CDS encoding DUF7122 family protein — protein MSDGSKGNDGSRFDRLPASADEREDEGRATREEVLEWWDERFAIPPETFEGYTFWEKGAGKVWILASDLPSPVGIEGLGMTFLRTRQEHWKPTTNAAQRFGRLAERNVVELTPEEAKPFVRGRDQELEWDGDWGYLIAAHDLAGGREPLGVGLYLYGELRSVVPKGRRLD, from the coding sequence TGAGCGACGGATCGAAGGGAAACGACGGAAGCCGCTTCGACCGGCTGCCCGCGAGTGCCGACGAACGCGAGGACGAGGGCCGGGCGACGCGCGAGGAGGTCCTCGAGTGGTGGGACGAGCGCTTCGCGATCCCTCCCGAGACGTTCGAGGGCTACACGTTCTGGGAGAAGGGCGCGGGCAAGGTCTGGATCCTCGCGAGCGACCTCCCCTCGCCGGTCGGGATCGAGGGGCTGGGCATGACGTTCCTGCGCACCCGTCAAGAACACTGGAAGCCGACGACGAACGCCGCCCAGCGCTTCGGCCGGCTGGCCGAACGAAACGTCGTCGAACTCACCCCCGAGGAAGCAAAGCCGTTCGTTCGCGGCCGGGACCAGGAGCTCGAGTGGGACGGCGACTGGGGCTACCTGATCGCGGCCCACGACCTCGCGGGCGGACGCGAGCCGCTCGGCGTCGGGCTCTACCTCTACGGCGAGCTCCGGTCGGTGGTCCCGAAGGGACGACGGCTCGACTGA